The Gopherus evgoodei ecotype Sinaloan lineage chromosome 8, rGopEvg1_v1.p, whole genome shotgun sequence genome segment ACAATAGATCTTTCGccccaacaaatccatgcgccGGGCCTCCCTAGATTTAGGCGCGGGTGCTTGttggccatgacgctcccgttCGTTGatggactgtaccaccaaggaacAGGAAGCAAGgtgcacgtagaggtactcataccccttggaaggcaccatgtacttccattCGACTcccttggctgtgggtgggatggaagccggagactgccagatggtgtctgctctagcctggattGAACGGATgaatgggagagccactctgATAGGTGTCTCTGCAGACAAAATGCTaatcaccgggtcctccacctctggaacctcctctaccggCAGGTTGATATTCTGGGTGACACgacgcagaaggtcctggtgtgaccggaGGCCAATCGGAGGTGGTCCTGATGATGacgtccccgctactgcctcatctggggaagaggaggatgacagccccgggacgagtgggtcctgcactgagGCCTGGTCAGGGGGGGGACCTCCGTCTCCGGAAGGTCATGCAGTTCCGGTGCGTGCGCACTGGTTTCCTCTGTGTCAGCAGGGAGAGGCAGGCTGACGGTGGCCTTGGGCACATGGTGCTCTGAGTGACCTGAGCGTGATGGGCCAGTCGGTTCGCCTTGGGCTTCAtgatacgcccaaggtgtccaaaaggaccacggATGAGGTCCGTGGTTCTGGCCATGGGTATGCGCATCTGaggcactgtccgcatgggaggAGACGGATGGGTGATGCGAGGGCCACGAGGGAGCCAAAGACCCTTGGACCAGGTCTCTGCGTCCATTGGACTCCTGTCTGCGTGGTACTGGCGAATGGTACCGAGAGTCGTAGCAGTGCCGGGAGCAggagcgggaccgggacctgcgaccagcgcagtgccgggaggtcgaccggtgcttCGCATCGCCTTGCCAAGATCGGCTGCAAGAGGTAcggcggtgccgggatctggaccggtaccgaGAGTACCGTGATGGAGACCGGGATCTtaagcggtgccgcgagtacgaccggtactggGATGGAGAGCGGTACCAGGACTGCGAGCCGCGCCGAGAGCGAGAGCGATGGCGGGACCGCAAGCGCcagcgggacctggatcgggaccggcgGCGTTGCACGGTGTCCGGCGATGATGGCCTcatcatggcgggcttgcccaaaGACTGAAcaacccgcactggcggtgccgggggttggggcagctcgggctccatcAGAGCAATTAGCTCCCGAGCCGTGGAGAAAGTCTCCGGCGTCGAAGGCACgacgagctcaaccacagcatgcGCTGGGgtgctggtaggcaccggactcgacggttCCCGAgagaccggaatcaacggtgcggaggcaagcggtgccgcagcagttgatggtgccgggcggtccgcttTAGATGTACGCTCCGACTGCGGCGTAGAAACAGGTGCCGCAGGAgctttgtgcctcttgctcctcggCGAGAGGGATCGGTGTCTGCCGGAGGGTTGAGCCGGTGAAGGCGGAAGCACTTGTCCCCGGTGCCAGAGTCAGTGCCGAGGATGGaagagttagagctgcctccatcaagagttgcTTGAGGCGAACGTCCCGCTCTTTCTTCGTTcagggcttgaacgccttgcagattcggcacttgtccgcaaggtgggactctcccaggcactttaaacaggagtcgtgcggatctcctgtgggcatcagcCAATGACAGGTCGCGcaaggtttgaagcccggtgaaccgggcatgggccctggtaccgggggaggagaaggggctagcCCCCGATCCTCTAACTATTTACACAACTACTATAAAACTACTAATACTACAAAAGTTAACTATAACTAAGGAGAAACTAACTATGTACACACTAACTATATAAACGAGTgaagagctagggaggtggagatcagctaagctgcgctccactgtttcaacgaccgacacaggcggtaagaaggaacagaggagcagatgggccggcaggggtatatatcaagcgccatggtggtgCCACTCCATAGGGCGCCTGCTGGCcctccgagtgttgctagggtaaaaatctccgacgaacgtgcacgcagcgcgagcacacctactggaatggatatgagcaagcactcgaagaatagGAAATTTTAATGCAGTCTAACCTATTTACAGAGTCTGAGATGATACAGCCTGCCCCTTAGACTTACTACCAACGCTACAAAAAAAAGTCTAGATGATTTACAAAATGCCTTCATTGTGAAAAGATAAAAGGGCACATCCCTAAGACTGTCTAAATGTGTGGAGTTGAGTCTCCACAGAAAAGAGTCATGAGGCTTAAGAAAAAATACCAGTAAGAGAAGAAACTGATTTATATGAAAGTCCAAAACTACTTTTGGTAAAAATCTTGGATGTAGCCTGAACGTAAGTCTGTCCTTATGAAACAGCATATGGAAGGTCAGCCATCAAAACTTGAATTTTGCTCATCTTGTgtgctgaggtgatagctaccaAAAACATCACTTTAAACACAGAGGCAATAAAAAGAAGATAAGTTCAAATGGAGGGTCCATCAGACATAAGAACCACGCTCAAGTCCCAAGTAGCAAATGGTTCCTTAATATTGGTGGAAATATATGAATTAGGCCTTTTAAAAACATAGGGTGATGGGAAAATCAAATGACCATCAACATATAGATTATATGCTGATCTGTGGCCAGATGGACCCTAACAGAGGTAAGTAAAAGTCCTGAGTGCTTCAAAGCCAGTAAGTATTTCATAACATAATTAATTACAAATCCAAAATAATGTATTATAaaattcttttctttattttggtCTTGATCATGTTTAGGCATCAATGAGGAGACAGAGTACCAACTAGCAGCTGAAGCTTTGCAGAATACCACCACAGAAATCAGGGTAGGTTTAAtgaaaagaaggctgtgggggagatatgattgctctctacgaatatatcagagggataaataccagggagggagagacgttatttaagttaaggtcccatgtggacacaagaacaaatggctataaactgaccgtgaacaagtttaggcttgaaattagatgaaagtttctaaccatcagagaagtgaagttctggaacagccttccaaggggagcagtaggggcaaaaaacctaacttacttcaagactgagctcaataagcttatggaggggatggtatgatgagattgcttaCAATGCCATGTAGctcagggatggccaacctgagcctgagaaaaacTCAAGTTGGCCACCCTACTCACTACCAAAAGCAGTCAGAAGGAACTGATGGCAGTTGGTGCTTCTTTGCCTTTTATACCCTTCCTGTGAGAGGTGCAACAGTACACTGGTTGCACATGAAGCCCAAAGCGACACTTATGGCTAAAAGATTTCAGATTTATGTGCACACACCTACAGTGAGATGTGTGCACGAATTCTCAAAGAAGtatagtttgtttatttttttcaaattcctTTGCAGGTCAACTGTAGGTTGCTATTATGTCCAGGTACAATCACAACTCATCTTTGGCAGTAGTGAAATGAATATTTAATAGATCAGTTAGTGTAAAGTGTATATAACTCAAAATTCTGAACCTTCCTTAAATTGTTGTACATGTTCAATATTATCATCTGCAACTTCAGGGAAAGACATTTAAACTATTAGCTTTAAGAACTAAATGCAAGAAAACCAGGAAATTCTAAGTTGAAAGTATAGAAGTGCACTTTTAAAGTCACCTAAACAAATTTACTTCTATTCTctcttcctgtccccacccccccttaGCTTGCATGCTAGAAATGTTTTGCTAAGGATATTGAACTGTAAGTCCAAATTCTGTGTATTTGCAGAATTTAATTAAAGACTCAAGAGGCTGGAGCTCGTGGTTTCAACTGATGCATCCTTGCTAAATCTCACAGCATCAgaacaattttacattttaaatgctggTTATTTGGCATATTGATTGCAATCGTGTAATTTTTCCTGAAGACTTTACTCTTGTCAGTATAGATTGAAACATCTGTATTATTTTGACACCTTTGTAAGGACAAAATGATGGCTATTTTGACACCTACTTATAGTTACTCTCACTACAgtttaaatatcagagggtatATTTAGTTGTTCCAGAAAATTAGGCATTATATACGAAACTGCATTGACAGGCACCCCAACAGATGTCCTGCTCAAGGGTTACAAAGGTACTTTAATTCTAAGTTTATGGTGGCACCGACTGCTATCGGTAATGCTGATTTATTTGGACACTGAAATAAACTATATCAGACTAGTCATTTTTTTTTCGGCAGCAAACAGAAGTGGAATAATCAAGTGGTCTCTGGACATATTAGCAAATTAGTATGACAGTTATGAGATGTGCAATGGAATCTTTGAATTTATGCTACTGATGAAGTAGGATATTTGGGCAAAAGGATTAGTGCAGCTTTAAtacaaagtcacagaatctgaaACCTCTGCAAGAGTCGGTATCATACATACTGTTATTTACTAATAGAGCATCACACTGCACCTAATTTACAAACTCAACATGAGTCTCTGCTTAAAAACTAAAAAATGGACAAGACTGGACAAACTAGGTCACCCCAAAATGGGAAtgcaataggattttttttaaagtgttaataGCTGACTTACTGGCACCACAAAATTTTTGTGAGGTACTTAAAAGAGGGTAAAGAGGTGGCTCAGTGAATCAAGATGGGAGGGTATTCCAGGGATTAGGATGGTCTGTAAGAAGGCAGAGGAGACAAACATGCACTAAGATTAGCATCAATGGGGGATGTAGAGAGAACAGGGTGACTCCGTAAACAAGATCAGAGACGACAGTATCATTTTTCCATTCATATCTTACCTTGACATACAGCTCATATCGTGCCTTCACTATTGGGTTATTCAAGATGCTGGTAGCAGTCAGTACACTCTCCCTTTTTATTTGTTCTCTGTAGGCCTATGAAATGGATTTAATTGCAACTATTACAAACCTGATCTATTTAAACAGTCATGTGATACAAATTTAATTCATGATATATTGGTTAGGGGCTGCTATATTAGCTACTGCTTTAGAGCTGTTGTTACACATTTCTTGTCAAGGCAGGAAACACTAACTCTTGGCATCAAAGGTCCAGCCTACACAATAAATGAAATCAGAGGAACTGGGTACAACACAGCTGTATTTGGATGTGGATGAGTGGACTGGCCCATGGCTTTAGCCTTGTTTAGGGACAGTTAAGCCCTCATCTACATTACAAACTGCAACCATGTAACTGGTTTCTCTGAATGTATTTAATGCACATTTAAACTTACATTGGTCGCTAATCATTTTCtgtaatttattattataattattaaaaatacacacaaactCAGTAACTGTACAATGGAAAAGGTATGTCCAAACTACTGCAGATTTATATTGTTCTCCAAGCCCCACTCACCAGCTACCACCATTTTTCCAGTCATGTTCCTCTTTCAACCATTCACTTTACTAGATtagttaaattaaaaatgcagcattttaagttgCAATGGAAATTTTGTTTCTGTGGATCACTACTACTTCTCAACTGTTCTAATTCTTTCTATCTCAGACTTTTCCTTCTGATTAAAAAAGTGCTTAACAATGAGAAGGAACACCTTGGCTTTAAACAACAGCAAGGTGGCATGCATATGTCTATATAAAACCTGCAGAGGAATGATGACAGCAGCAACACCCAAAATATATGAATGTAGTCCTTGCATTAGGTATACATTAAAGTCTGCTATAGTTAGGAAAGGCCAATGAGCTATTAATGCAATATCACTATAAATAATTACCTAAATCAATGGTCTAAACTCCTATTTATAAATTTAAACAACTATTGTTCCAACAATTCCTTTCAGTTATCTCATGCATTCAACCAAGAACAGTACACCTGAATATTCAGTGCAGTAAGTTTTCTTACTAGTTTCAATTTCTAATAGAGGAATTTAATAGAGAAGTATGTCACCACTGATTTTCTTTTCATCCTTATTGGCTGCCTTAAGCACCTTATTATTAATGTATACACTGTTACTGGAAAGTTGAACCTTCATAAACCATTACTTTCACTAAAAAAACTAGCATATCAGAGTGTATACTTATTAGTcagaatataaatataaatcttACACTGAATCACAACTAAAAAACCCCGCAGCTACAGATCACAAACTCAGCCCTCTTGTCAAATAGACAACTTACGTTACTGCTCCTCATTAGATGCCCAGTATCAAAACATAAGATTCAAAAGTTAAAAAGGAAACCTGCGTTCTATTTTCTCTTCAGATTAGACTATACCTTCAGCAGTTCACAGAACAAGTAATTAAGAACTGAGCATTACACATTTCTAAAATACTAAATCTTACTTGTTTTCCCTTTGTGTGATCAGGAGATTTTAAGTGCTGTTGAACAGAACTGTGTAGTGCAGGAACATACACACTGCAAGCACTGCAGTGAACAGTCTCAACTTTCATCATGTGATCATCAGCAGTAACACCTAGCAAAGAAAACAAGGCATTACCACAATTATGAGGCTTTATTGTCTATATCAATCATACACAAGCAAACATTTACAAAGTTCAGTTCATGCTATTTAAATTTGCCAAAGTAAGACACAGTTGCATAATTGAAAGTCATAAAGATGCTCCTGGTCAAATAAATCAAACTCACTTTAATATTTCAAAgatctgatttatttaaaaaacaaaaataccaaaGACTCAGGTCTAGCACTCTTAAATGGAGCTGGTGGATGACAGTCTTTATGTTTAGAAATCGGAACCAAAAGCAGTCCTGACAAATCCTTTTTCTTACGCATTTTAACCACCTGCCCGGGGTCTTAAGTGGTCCTGAGCCCTTCACAATTGTGTGCGAAGGCTCATCTGACCTAGACAGAGTCAGGGAGAGGTCTCTTCTTTTAGAAGTAGACCTGGATGGGGATCTGTCCTTGTATCTATGAGAGTACCCCTCTTGTGCAAAGCCCTTGGGGATAATTCATGGGCTTAGCAGCTCTAGACTCCACTCTCAAGCTCATCCTCAGAGGATTGCTGCTCATCAGTTAAAGTCAATATACAGGGGAGTCTCCCTTGCCTAAATCCAAGTTAGATCTCATGGCCTTCTCCATGAGGTGTTTCCCCAAGCAGAACATCATGAGCATCACATATTCATGGGGGAAACAAATTCTAAACACTGCACTTTGCTGAGATATGCATCTTCCCCAGACAGCAGTGGCAGCACTGGTGCTAACTGCTCATGGAGAAGGAGCGAGGGCAAGATATCCAATTCTTGAACCCTGGGACACCAAAATGGGAAAAGCTAAGACAAACTAACTATATTATCACAAAACTTTAACTATGCTAAAtattaaaactatttacaatataTATTTACAAGCTGCTATGAAACAAGCTGGGGAAAACTGTGGACCCCGAGGATTCtgagggcaggtcttcactagccgccggatcggcgggtagggatcgatctatcagggatcaatttatcacgtctcatctagatgcagaTAAATCGATGCCCGAACACACTCcctgtcaactctggaactccagctcACGAGAGGCAGAAGCTGAGTCGACCAGGGAGCGGCAGCGGTCAACTCATCACTGTCCTCACGaccaggtaaatcaacctaagatatgccgacttcagctacactattcacgtagctgaagttgcgtatcttaggatgacccccccagtgtagactaaGGCTGAGTCAGGTGATGTAGCAGTAAGATTGAACAGGAGAGACGTCAGCCTGCACTGACTCTTATGCTTTTGGTCTGCAGCACAAGGATATCAACTTTGCATGCGAAGGCCACCAGACAATGCTTACTAAGAATTTCTGGACTCGGGTACACGGCATGCATAGgtacccatgtgtggaatacacatagggaccagcactcaaagaaggaCCTAATTTTATTTAGGGTActtagatatttttaaagttaaaaaaataaaaaaaaataaaaaaaaaaaagaattttccaTAGGATTGATCCTATTATAGTAGCTGTATGAATTGCCACTCTGCACTACATAAGGATATatgacttccccctcccctcgcccAAACAGGAAAAGTTGCAGGACTCAAATTCTACTTAAAAACTTACAATATTTGCATTCAAGGTTTTCTGTTAACAAGCTGACATGAAAAGGTtttcctatacacacacacacacacacacacacacacacacacacacacacacacacacacacacacacacacacacacacacacacacacaaaaagaatttAAGGGGGTGACACTTTAGAACTGCTGTAAATAGTTTAATTTAAACTATTGTAAATGTTTTATAGTACACTGTAATTTATACCGCATTTAGCAGATAGGACATCCACTGGACCAAAGGtctaagggcttgcctacacatgAAGCATGTGGATTTTTGATCCAGTGGATGTCTTAACTGATAAGTGCTGTGCTAATTAAGACAAGACAAAGATCAAGGCTAAGATCCTGGCCACTATATGCTCTACAAAAGGGCCAGAGTAGCATGAAGGAGGATTCTTCTTAGTGTGCACACTGTGGAAAATAGCCACAACGCTGCCTCCGGAAGACCTCTTGTAAGACCTAGCATAGAAGCTCCACCTGGACTGAGAGGGGTGTTGGGGCAGGACTGCTTATACAGTACCGCAGCTCATAAGGTAAGGAGGTAACTGTAATTCAGAACAGTCTCTAGGGCTAAGTTACACCAAGGGCTTCTCTAGCCCCTAGGACAGCCCCAGAATGGCTACAACAGTGGCTTAGAAGTCATTTTAGCCCTAACACCTCCCCAAGTTGCGAGTTTAGTGCTGCACTTCTTAAAGGCCCAGAACAGAATCTCATCCCAAAAGAGGAAGGGGGTGAAATAAATGATTATGTAACGTGACTCAAAATCTTAGTAAAAGTACCTAATTTTGGAAGGTTTTGAGATCTTTAACACTACAGATGCATGGGAGACCAAAATTATAGAACTAAAAGGAGGAGACTTTGGAGTAAACAGCTTTTAAAGGGAGTTCAGCAGATTTTATAAAGTGCACTGGAATTGATTTTAATCCGAACATCAGATCAGCATGTTCAAATgagaataaaattaaattaaaagaaaagaaaaaagacctGGGTATTCCCAAAACATGTGCTTTCATATGGAGTCTGTTACTTGCCTTCCATTACATCTTTTTCAACAACTTGGACATTTTCAGTTTGGTTGTTGGTCTGCTGTTTGCGCATAGCTGTCTTTTTGAATTTATTCACCATACACTCCTAGAATGCAGGAAACACAACATCAATTTTAAATGACTGACATATTTTATAACCTACACAACACCCCAAATCAGAAACGTTCTAAATTTTGAAAGTTACCCAGCTCTTTCTACTCTTGATTATTAGATGTGTATATACCAACTATTATTAGTTCCACGGGAATGTTCTGGCATAGTGACTAACAAAGACATTCAAAATTATTAGCTTCAATAATGGCTTATTTTGTTACCTAGCTGTGAAGCAATGCTACTTGTCAAAAATTCTGAACTTGCCTTTCTGTTCAGTAGTGTTTACTGTGGACAATCCTTTTCCTAAGTGAAATGATCtaatgaaaaattaaatacatGTTTTGAAGATAATAAATGGTACAATTTAATTTAAACTCCAATATGCTAGTGATCTACAAATCAAGATaatttagatgtattcaagttggtaAGGTCTGACAAAATTCATCCAAGGGCATTCAGTCTCAGAACTATtaacaattatcttcaagaaatcATAGAGGACAGAGCCCTTTCCCATTAtctcccctgctccttccccatcccaccaccactgcttctcctgctcccttcccctccacccatcagaacctttccctgcccctccgccatcacctctccccactgcctcctTTCTTTCACCATGGGAAATGGCTTTGGCAATGCAGAGGCAGCTGACACTACACTACTAAAACTTGAAGTGTCGACATGGGAGGCACAGCAGAGgcatgtagagagccatgtagggtatataccctaGGGGTTCAGGGCACTTACTCTTTTCTACCTAAGCCAGGCCTCACTGTATACACTGTATTTTTCCTGGTGCTAGCTTTGCATGCTGTGACTGAACTCTACATACCACTGTCAGTGCACATATAAAGAGGACCAcaattaattgttctccatgtccactgaaggtaggacaagaagtaatgtgcTTACTCTAAAGCAAGCAGAGAGATTTAGGTcagattttaagaaaaatgttctaactgtaagggtagttaaattctggaatatcCTTAGGTTGTAGAAGAGTCACTGGAGGCTTTCAAGAAAAGGCTGgactaacacctgtcagggatgatctggGTTTACTTGGTCATgtctcagcacaggaggctgtactagatgatctcttggggtccattccagccctacatttccatgattctatgaacataATGACTTACGTGCAGAAACTCCATCACTACTTTGTCAAATTTGGTTTGCTTCTGAATATGATCCAAAGTTTCCTGGTGAGCAGCACTTTCCAAATGAGCTTCAATGTCTTTCTCTTCAAAGGTTCGAAATTTACAAAATGAGCAAGTGAATGCCATTCTAGCAGGAAAAACGTATGTTAAAGATGTTACTGTTCAGTaagtttgtgtgggtttttttaagtcagtGTTTTTCAAGAATTACCTACATGGCTTATGTGGGGACATAAATCCAGTTAAATCCAGTCACCTGTGACAAGTAGGAAAGTTTTCCCTAGTTAAGTGTAGAAAATTAAGCCAAATTTTTCtataatttttattaatgacattTACATAAGAGAAAGCTAAATTTGCAGTGCTATGGTTCTGAAGGTAAGGGCCAAAAGTGAGCTGAATGCAAACCCAGCCAGTGATGTCTATTTGAATTTTCAAACAGGCATGTACTGAACTGTTACTCAACATTTTGTTAACTGTAGAATGAAATAGGTTGGTTAATTTTATTGCTGATATTCAAAAATTCTGTTAGTGTTTAGCAATAGCAAAACTATCAGGTGTGTCAATCTCATATTGGTGGGGAAAGGTACAAACAGCAGGGACAgaaaagaggaccaaaaaaaatggAGACAGTTTGAGGAACAGATATAGCCCAAGAGCTTTTCTTTCCTTCCAGCCATATAATACATAATCCTATATAATCACAAGActacccaaaaaaaaaacaaaaaaaccaaacctactTCAGAATAAGATCACATCAGGGAGATCTCAATTTATTTTTACTACAAACCTGAAATCTTACATCAAAATTCCCCTTGCACTCTGGAGAGTTTGAGATCCCGGTATAATCTTAATGAATCCATTTTCCTGGGGCACAGTTTAGTGGAATATATTTGAAACTGAATACTCCCCTTATTTACTAAAGTATTTCATTTTTGTGTGAAAAACAGGCCTCCTAGATAATTCAGCACTTTTGTAATGCTTAAAATGGAGACAAATGAAACACAGAATAAGATCAATTCCTATCCCGAGGAGCTTAAGAAGGATAGCAGGAATACCCTTTCAGCATGTAGATTCATCTAATTGTGCTAGAAACATATTGCGTAGTACTGGAAGATGGTACTACTGTAAAAGATGATTATTTGAACATCTCATGAGCATAGTGGTGTGCAATAATATACTTTCAGAAAAATTAATGCTACTATATCTCCAAAATGTTTCAAGTACTCTAACTGAGCAATCTCCTCTCCTCCAAGAGagattgttcttttaaaaacactgttGTATACCTAGCACCCTTTGATGTATTCCTCTACACAAAGCACCCAGCAAAAGGGCAGGgatgggcaacctttggcacgcagtcCATCAGGGTaaacccctggcaggccgggacggtttacctgcagcatccacaggtttgaccaattgcagctcccactggccgtggttcacggctccaggtcaatggggactgcgggaagcagcggccagcatatTCCTCGGCCTGCGCCGCCTCCGACAGCCCCCTTTGGCCTCGGATGGCGAACTgccgccagtgggagctgcgatcggccaaacctgcggacgctgaaggtaaacaaaccatcccggccgtgtgccaaaggctgccgatccctgtacTGGGAATGATGATATATGTTAAATAGAAAACACCAACAGCACAAACCTGTATCCATCACCATATTTttcactgtttttctctcttctaCGCCTCTGTTTCTCTCTTCTTGCCTCAATTCGGCGTTTTTCCTCCTCTTCACTTTTGACCTCTGGTTTGGTACCTTAACATACAGTGAATTGAGTTAAACACTTTTTATCTCCAAAATCCAGAGAGTAGAAAGTGGAATGCTTGACCTCCCCTACCTCTTTAACAACCATCTTTTCTAGTCCCAAAATATGAAATAAATTCAAGTCATAGTGATTCAATGGCATAAGTTTggggtatttttaaaataaaaaaaaaaatcagtaaacatTAATATGCAAGTTTAGCGGTTAAGGGCCTGAATTAAACTCTCAAAgtgaggaaattcagagttaaagccAACCCAACCCCATTTTGCCTAGATACTAAAGGCATTTGCAAGCAAGTGACCATGAGGGACACTGGAAAATTGCAATTATTCAAATACCCCACAATTTTAGTGTTTTATGGCAAAATTTGCTGTTGCATAAAACAATTTATCATCAAAAAGAAATCAGTCTCTAGCCACCTCTTTTGCTGTGAAGATAGCTTATACaatgaaaacaaatacaaagatgATCTACAAGGAAAAAACACAactgttaatgtctctttttgaTTATTTATGATGTATAGGCACTGAATATCAATTTTTAAATCTTCCACCCCTCACTTTTGGCTTATAGCTTAAAGATAAATAATATATCTTCCTGGTTTTTGCTAGAGGACGAGAGTAGTGGAGGATGAATTTTCTTAGCAGGGATAGTAGAATCTTAAGCAAAGAAATTCTGTAAAGTGTTTCTCAGGCATTTGAGTAAGAATATGTTGCCAAGTAACTTAAGTTTTTAAATATCTGACTAAAAGTCCCTCCCTTTCTTAACTGCTCAGTTTTCAGTCTTTTACCAATCACAATAGTTCTATATTTCTACTCTAGGATTCTATGAAcaacatatgtttaaaaaaaaaaaatcagtcaggcaCCGTTCACAAGAAGTAAGAAGgtataatttgtttttctttttgcaggTCAACTTTAAAGAAAGGTCATTTCCCCTAAAACGTGTGTCCAGCCGAACAATAGCAGAAAATGTGTACACATGCCCATGACAAACTCATCTCAGTGAAGAAAATTTCAAAAAGCTAGCCGGGACCAGAAGCAGTATTAAGTGTTCAAAACATTCATAATTACTTTAGAAGAGCTGTGCTTCCCTATTGGCCTCCaaagacatt includes the following:
- the LOC115655822 gene encoding arginine/serine-rich protein 1-like; translation: MEPELPQPPAPPVRVVQSLGKPAMMRPSSPDTVQRRRSRSRSRWRLRSRHRSRSRRGSQSWYRSPSQYRSYSRHRLRSRSPSRYSRYRSRSRHRRTSCSRSWQGDAKHRSTSRHCAGRRSRSRSCSRHCYDSRYHSPVPRRQESNGRRDLVQGSLAPSWPSHHPSVSSHADSASDAHTHGQNHGPHPWSFWTPWAYHEAQGEPTGPSRSGHSEHHVPKATVSLPLPADTEETSAHAPELHDLPETEVPPLTRPQCRTHSSRGCHPPLPQMRQ
- the ZNF326 gene encoding DBIRD complex subunit ZNF326 isoform X2 → MGDFGGMHRPGIIVDYHNKPSSAAVAARGIKRKIIQQPYNKPGGTFIKKPKLTKPIMMNQNKLPSTKPEVKSEEEEKRRIEARREKQRRRREKNSEKYGDGYRMAFTCSFCKFRTFEEKDIEAHLESAAHQETLDHIQKQTKFDKVVMEFLHECMVNKFKKTAMRKQQTNNQTENVQVVEKDVMEGVTADDHMMKVETVHCSACSVYVPALHSSVQQHLKSPDHTKGKQAYREQIKRESVLTATSILNNPIVKARYELYVKGENPFEITDQSQDQQAGEEEEEEDKADEPAEEEEEEEEEEEEEEETEEQTDFTLDQTEDN